A stretch of the Saccharolobus caldissimus genome encodes the following:
- a CDS encoding VIT1/CCC1 transporter family protein, whose product MSESVVKNYKEELFDYEIYGRLANMEKDPKLKKTLFKLSEMERYHAEFWKEIADKRNLKLKNLNLLDKIKIYFYLIIRKLLGLNITIRILESGEEDDIAKYGRLSEMEEFSEDERRRLKEIMLDEAVHEKVLGNVEAKNVGDFVYGISDGLVEVLAAVSGLSGAISSPLLVAVGGLIVGASGTLSMAIGAYLSTKSEKDVKEQERRKLELEKSLDHNAVQLKLINFFTELGVNTELAKKASISLVDVAENILYPQVNESPIKSSLITGASYITGAIIPIIPYLFGISGIMGVFFSYLLAGLATFIVGSIIGVLSGVKPIRKGLQMTSLALLAALGTHSLGYLASKFLP is encoded by the coding sequence ATGAGTGAGAGTGTAGTTAAGAACTATAAAGAGGAGCTTTTCGACTACGAAATTTATGGTAGATTAGCTAATATGGAAAAAGATCCTAAGTTAAAGAAAACTCTCTTTAAACTTTCTGAGATGGAGAGGTATCATGCGGAATTTTGGAAGGAAATAGCTGATAAAAGAAATTTAAAACTTAAAAATCTTAATTTATTAGATAAAATTAAAATATATTTCTATTTAATAATAAGGAAACTATTAGGATTAAATATCACTATAAGAATTCTAGAGTCTGGGGAGGAAGATGATATTGCCAAATATGGTAGGTTGTCGGAAATGGAGGAATTTTCAGAAGATGAAAGAAGGAGATTAAAGGAGATAATGCTTGATGAGGCAGTGCATGAGAAAGTTTTAGGTAATGTTGAGGCTAAAAATGTAGGAGATTTTGTTTACGGAATAAGTGACGGTTTAGTTGAGGTATTAGCTGCAGTATCTGGACTATCTGGAGCTATTTCATCCCCGCTCTTAGTTGCAGTAGGGGGGTTAATAGTAGGAGCTTCTGGTACTCTCTCTATGGCTATAGGTGCCTATTTGTCAACAAAATCAGAGAAGGATGTAAAAGAACAAGAGAGAAGAAAATTAGAATTAGAGAAAAGCCTAGATCATAATGCGGTTCAACTTAAGCTTATTAATTTCTTTACCGAATTAGGTGTTAATACAGAATTGGCTAAAAAAGCTTCTATAAGTTTAGTTGATGTAGCTGAAAACATTCTTTATCCTCAAGTCAATGAAAGTCCTATTAAGAGTTCACTTATAACTGGTGCCTCATATATAACTGGTGCGATAATACCAATAATTCCGTATTTATTTGGAATTTCTGGAATTATGGGTGTATTTTTCTCATATCTTTTAGCTGGGCTAGCTACATTTATTGTGGGATCAATTATAGGTGTTTTAAGTGGAGTGAAGCCCATAAGAAAAGGATTACAAATGACTTCCTTAGCCTTATTAGCAGCATTAGGTACCCACAGTTTAGGGTATTTAGCATCCAAATTTTTACCTTAA